The Oncorhynchus tshawytscha isolate Ot180627B linkage group LG30, Otsh_v2.0, whole genome shotgun sequence genome includes a region encoding these proteins:
- the ercc6l gene encoding DNA excision repair protein ERCC-6-like — MDNSNHLIAKMSEKLEKSLSMDTEEMETYQRYIRDGKDAARQGNMSKSLELFKLAHDIRPGDKLWSRIKKLQEAIKEMIQQGSESEDEDFVNVNNSGLMLFKEMYDKLYDHQQEGVAFLYGLHRDGRQGGILADDMGLGKTIQVISFLSGMYDADLVKHTLLIMPTSLIKNWTKEFAKWTPGMRVKEFHGTSKVERNRNLEKIQRRGGVIITTYQMLITNWELLSSYNGSEFKWDYVILDEAHKIKTSSTKTAKSAHAIPARNRVLLTGTPVQNNLREMWALFDFACQGALLGTSKTFKTQYESPITRAREKDATPGEKALGLKMSENLMAIINPYFLRRTKAEVQRKTQNRVKACEKDLENEVPSSSGGGGGAEMPNLTRKNDLIIWTYLSSVQEKIYNQFLSLDNIKELLMTTRSPLAELNILKKLCDHPRLLSARAVAQLGLEEGTSANYHDDENESAAHRIDNISDETLISESGKMMFLIALLERLKEEGDRTLVFSQSRKMLDILERVLVNKRFKIVRLDGTVTHLAERERRIQMFQTNKQYSVFLLTTQVGGVGITLTAANRVVIFDPSWNPATDAQAVDRAYRIGQMENVVIYRLITCGTVEEKIYRRQVFKDSLIRQTTGDKKNPFRYFSKQDLKELFTLQDTRSSSTQLQLQSLHSRQRLTDPKLDEHIAHLHSMEMFGISDHDLMFSHEVANNEDDPGDQEAHKYIENRVQKAQELMKVESGLQQQFADSIESNTEPAHLRKPPQHYTVGSTEKKPKNEKPSPSYPSHNHNFNSPVLVDLTHSGSGDEEDIHNLSNKFIDLAVDESIEIIGPTVTFATEEQFIKRNHLSPIDTSLEVLDGEPIYTSAQEILDVSSEAKDDIVAVGHVTSEVEQDNQPNGNGSPQWQNLSLHQDLTMDQKISPVKSQKNQRLSMLLQMSNKSLESHAETSSKVDELESFGGNFNLQLEDSASDMFPEEESESIVGNSGFQLEMDVGFNADDKPSVTGAVEQNGADVHVNSPVSEKSFITTFKKKKREALIYSSEEDDIDEDERPHLMNRKLDEEFHGIGSSTPKSAKSGSSSFKTRKSFGVNTSVASRRSFVDSVIEHVEDLDEDMEAEVLQVHTDDASEESEVTGFHESLMEEEPTGETLNTENEEESEEGGSEPMHVEESEMGEEEESSLEESTGDHELVSSERMDQCASGKDATLQTVECVNSSRDSSAMTEEKMYENHVVNGKQSFSEGKLDDALNFFLKAIDIKSGDPEIQLMTIKLYRRLGEKKGKK, encoded by the coding sequence GTACATCAGGGATGGAAAAGATGCTGCCAGACAAGGAAATATGTCAAAATCATTGGAACTGTTCAAGCTGGCCCATGACATCCGCCCTGGTGATAAACTTTGGAGCAGGATAAAGAAACTTCAGGAGGCTATAAAAGAGATGATACAGCAAGGCTCAGAGAGTGAGGATGAAGATTTTGTCAATGTCAACAACAGTGGTCTAATGCTTTTCAAAGAAATGTATGACAAACTGTATGATCATCAGCAAGAGGGGGTTGCTTTTTTGTATGGTCTCCACAGAGATGGTCGTCAAGGAGGAATCCTAGCAGATGACATGGGCTTAGGGAAGACAATTCAGGTCATATCGTTTCTCTCTGGTATGTATGATGCTGACTTGGTAAAGCATACCCTGCTCATCATGCCAACCTCACTCATCAAGAACTGGACCAAGGAATTTGCCAAATGGACTCCTGGAATGAGAGTCAAAGAGTTTCATGGCACAAGCAAAGTGGAACGCAACAGGAACTTGGAGAAGATTCAAAGAAGAGGTGGTGTTATCATCACTACATACCAAATGCTGATCACTAACTGGGAACTTCTCTCGTCTTACAATGGTAGTGAATTCAAATGGGATTATGTAATCCTAGATGAGGCACACAAGATCAAAACCTCCTCAACCAAGACAGCCAAAAGTGCACATGCGATTCCTGCCAGGAATCGTGTACTTCTTACAGGCACACCTGTACAGAATAACCTGAGAGAAATGTGGGCTCTTTTTGATTTTGCTTGTCAAGGGGCACTTCTTGGTACTTCTAAAACCTTCAAAACACAGTATGAAAGTCCCATCACCCGTGCAAGAGAGAAGGATGCCACCCCAGGTGAGAAAGCCCTGGGGCTCAAGATGTCGGAGAACCTCATGGCCATCATAAATCCATACTTCCTAAGGAGGACAAAGGCAGAAGTACAGAGAAAAACACAAAACCGTGTGAAAGCCTGTGAAAAGGACCTTGAAAACGAAGTCCcaagtagtagtggtggtggtggtggtgcagaAATGCCGAACCTCACCAGGAAGAATGATCTAATTATCTGGACGTACCTGAGCTCAGTTCAGGAGAAAATCTACAATCAGTTCTTATCCCTAGATAACATCAAGGAGCTGCTCATGACCACCAGGTCACCGTTGGCTGAACTGAATATCCTGAAGAAATTGTGTGACCACCCAAGACTTCTTTCCGCCAGGGCTGTCGCTCAGTTAGGCCTAGAAGAAGGAACAAGTGCAAACTATCATGATGATGAAAATGAATCTGCTGCACACAGAATCGACAACATATCTGATGAAACACTAATATCAGAATCTGGAAAGATGATGTTTCTCATTGCACTTTTGGAAAGGCTTAAGGAAGAAGGCGATCGCACACTTGTTTTCTCTCAGTCAAGGAAGATGTTGGACATTCTTGAACGGGTTCTAGTGAACAAGCGTTTCAAGATTGTGAGACTTGATGGCACAGTAACACACCTTGCAGAAAGAGAGCGGCGCATCCAAATGTTCCAGACCAACAAGCAATACTCAGTCTTTCTCCTAACCACCCAAGTGGGAGGAGTTGGCATCACATTGACAGCAGCAAACCGAGTAGTTATTTTTGACCCCAGCTGGAATCCAGCCACTGATGCCCAGGCCGTTGACCGGGCCTACCGCATTGGACAAATGGAGAACGTTGTCATCTATAGACTGATCACTTGTGGCACAGTGGAGGAGAAGATCTACAGACGGCAGGTGTTCAAAGACTCCTTGATCAGACAGACCACCGGGGACAAGAAAAATCCATTCCGGTACTTCAGCAAACAAGACCTGAAAGAACTCTTCACACTACAAGACACTCGATCCTCATCAACACAGCTGCAGCTGCAGTCACTGCACTCGAGACAAAGACTCACAGATCCTAAATTGGATGAACACATCGCCCACCTTCACTCCATGGAGATGTTTGGAATATCTGATCATGACCTCATGTTCTCGCATGAAGTAGCAAACAATGAAGATGACCCTGGGGATCAGGAAGCTCACAAGTACATAGAGAACAGGGTGCAGAAAGCTCAGGAGCTGATGAAGGTGGAATCGGGGTTGCAACAGCAGTTTGCTGACAGCATTGAGTCAAACACTGAGCCGGCACATCTGCGGAAACCCCCTCAACACTATACAGTGGGGTCAACTGAGAAGAAGCCAAAGAATGAAAAACCCAGCCCCTCCTATCCTAGCCATAACCACAACTTCAACTCCCCTGTGTTGGTGGATCTTACCCATTCTGGGTCTGGTGACGAGGAAGATATCCACAATCTGAGTAACAAATTCATTGATCTAGCTGTAGATGAAAGCATTGAGATTATAGGGCCCACTGTGACATTTGCGACTGAGGAACAGTTCATAAAGCGCAACCATCTTTCTCCCATAGACACGTCTCTTGAGGTGTTGGATGGTGAGCCAATTTACACTTCCGCTCAAGAGATTTTGGATGTGTCATCAGAAGCAAAGGATGATATTGTTGCCGTAGGACATGTTACCTCTGAAGTTGAACAAGACAACCAGCCAAATGGCAATGGTTCCCCACAATGGCAGAACTTGTCACTTCACCAAGACTTGACAATGGACCAGAAGATCTCACCTGTCAAATCCCAGAAGAATCAAAGACTTTCTATGCTACTACAGATGTCCAACAAGAGCCTAGAAAGTCATGCAGAAACATCCTCCAAAGTTGATGAACTTGAGTCTTTTGGAGGAAATTTCAATCTACAGTTAGAGGACAGCGCTAGTGATATGTTCCCAGAAGAGGAATCCGAGTCCATTGTGGGAAATTCAGGTTTCCAGTTAGAGATGGATGTCGGCTTCAATGCAGATGACAAGCCTTCTGTGACTGGAGCTGTTGAACAGAATGGAGCAGATGTTCATGTCAATTCCCCTGTTTCTGAAAAATCATTCATTACTACTTTCAAGAAAAAGAAAAGGGAAGCTTTAATTTACAGTAGTGAGGAGGATGACATTGACGAAGATGAGAGGCCTCATTTGATGAACAGGAAATTGGATGAAGAATTCCATGGTATTGGTTCCTCCACACCAAAATCTGCTAAATCTGGATCCAGTTCCTTTAAAACCAGGAAAAGCTTTGGAGTGAACACCTCTGTGGCCTCAAGACGTTCCTTTGTGGATTCCGTGATTGAGCATGTAGAGGACCTTGATGAGGACATGGAAGCTGAGGTTTTACAGGTGCACACTGATGATGCAAGTGAGGAAAGTGAGGTGACTGGATTTCATGAGTCTCTCATGGAAGAGGAACCCACAGGGGAAACCTTAAACACTGAGAATGAAGAGGAAAGTGAGGAAGGTGGAAGTGAGCCAATGCATGTTGAAGAATCTGaaatgggagaggaggaagaaagttCTTTGGAGGAATCTACCGGTGATCATGAACTTGTTTCTAGTGAAAGAATGGACCAATGTGCCAGTGGAAAAGATGCCACATTACAGACTGTGGAATGTGTCAACAGCAGCCGTGATTCCTCAGCTATGACTGAAGAAAAGATGTATGAAAACCATGTGGTAAATGGAAAACAATCTTTCTCTGAGGGGAAACTTGATGATGCCTTGAACTTCTTTTTGAAAGCAATTGACattaaaagtggtgatcctgaaaTTCAGTTAATGACAATTAAATTGTACCGTCGGCTCGGTGAGAAAAAGGGAAAAAAGTGA